In Glycine soja cultivar W05 chromosome 10, ASM419377v2, whole genome shotgun sequence, the genomic stretch agaaagcgaTTTTATATGGACttgtattaatattaatttattaattcctacttttttcctttatgttttatgcccttaaatataaaataataatataaataagaaatattggATTGAATATTCTATTCATGTTACAAAATGACCTTAAAGCATgtttacaaaatacaataaatgcATGTATAAATTgctaaaaattatgaataagatCTTCTATCCATTTCTGTGGAACTAGTAATATAAATtggtaaaaattatgaaaaggaATAACATATAACCTAAATTTAATATTGGCAAAGGGTTCAATGAGCGCCATCATCGGCCTTGTCTTCTAATTCCATTTTCTTGCTCTCTGCTAGAACTGCATTAACATTCCAATTTGACCATTATGTCATTTTCTTTGTTAAtgcttgaaaattttgaatagaTACGGATCATTCATATCATATACCTTTGGAAGAGATTCCTAGATAGGACTGAGGGATATCCATTTCAACTAAAGTGGTGTTGTTAATGGCCATTGCAGTCTTTAATATTTGGTTTGTGCAATCACGCTTGTGCTGCAACTGCTTCCTTGAGTTTTCGTTTAGGCCACATGGAGGGACTCGCAGTTCAGGAAGCCACCATTTCTCTTCCTGTCGTTGAAGTGCTTGTCGAAAAGAAGATGGACCATCAGCATCTGGAGCTAGAACCCCTTGGTCTATATACCAGAACTCTGTATTGACAAAACTATCTTGAATTTGTTGtgaaaataccaaaaattagAATGGAGTAGTTCATCAAACTGGAGTTATACATGGTGTTCCTTACTCAATGCTATAAAACTTACAAGAAGCATCTTATCTAATTTGTGCAGAGCTGGAAGATTGACATAAACATCTAAGCGTGGTCGAGAGGTCATGACCTAATTGACATTTCAAAACAATTGTTAAACATCAACAAATTATTCACCCCCCCTATCTTGAGGCAATGCTAACAAAATGCattgaggaaaaaaaagaagaaaaaaaagtttgcaGAATTACGGTCACATCACACAAAAATCCTTCACtttggataaaaattaaatgcattCCAAAGTTTTATTTATAGCATATGAATCAATCAAGTAAATACACggttaattgaaataaaataaaactagtcCCTTGCAATTCTTAAGCTCACTTTCTAATTCCAGTTTCTATTCTTGCTCTGTTAAATAGAGTTCACGGAAGTTGGCCACTTGCTGCAAAATACATAGgaagaaataatttatcaacAAAGTATACATTGTATACACAATAAGAGAAATTACAAGCAAAGAAATGACAGGGAATACCTTCTCACTAAGACTGAGGTCATTCTCTAATTGTTCTATCTTCTCATTCCTTGCCTTAAGAGGTTGCAAGAAAAATTAGACTAGGGAAATTGAAACAAGTATCACGAAAGATATAGCAGAAAAGCAAGAAAAGACGTGAGACATACATAAGCATGCTTAGTAATATGAATATTGCTAacaaaaaattttgaaatagtGGTTTTTGTTTTCCCCAGATGATGTGTGATCATTTGCAAACTTCCTAATAGTATTATTGTTACATTATGTGGATATAAAAACAACTATATGACCTTCTTTTCAGCTTCTTCCTTGGCAAATCTTTCATGAAAAATATAGACACCATTCTTCTCCCTTTCTGCTTGAATATCTGcattcaatattcacttagacAAAGATGAGATACAAAATCTTCTCTACATTCCAAAACTTATAAAATAGTGGCTAGTGAAATGTACCTTCTTTCATCCTGTCAATTTCCATGTACAAGTCCTTCAACAAAACAGCCTTTGAAACCTTTTGGTTTGcctattaaaaaattcacaaagCTAAAACCACTGCTTTTAGAAGAATTTTAACTTGTAAGGGACTATAGCAGTGATAACTGACCTCAGACTTATTCTTTATGCTTTTTGCACAACTAGCATAGTCTACTGTACTAAGTGTTTCTTCCATACAATAAGCAGATGGGGAAATAGTAGCAATTATGCATGTCTTTGTTTTCCCTCCTAAGGAGTCTCGCAAAATCCTTGTAAGCTTACTGTCTCTGAAACGACACAACCGATTACCATGGAAAATTAGGAGAAAAACAAGCCATAAAATCTaagtcataattattttaaaactaaaactgcCACTGCTAATCTTACAAGTATAATTAATCTAAGTCATAATCATTTTAAAGTTAAAGTAATTAATTGTACATTCAAAGTAAGATGATATCTCTAGTCAGCTATTAGTTGTTTCATTATAATGCAGTTTATTTTGCTGGTCAAATCATCATTTAACCACCCATTTAGTTTAAcaagatatatataattttctatttgaTTGCAGTACAATATATTTTTCTGGCCAAATGACAAACTATCAAACACAATTAGTCACCAAAAATAGAGTCAAGTAGAGATTTTGCTTTTACCTCACGTGCTCCCGAACGCAAGATATTTACGGATCCTGCCAAATCAACAAGATTGAGCTTGCCACATTTAATTAACTCCTCATCACCAATCACTGTTTCTTTCACATACACAATAATGGTGAAGACTGAATGCGAACGACTGCaccaaaataacattaaataagcaTAAAATAGCTTCCTACAAACATGAATTTCTTCTGCAACTTcaataaaaggaaaagggaGTTGCTTCTCTTGTTAAGCAACGTTTCTGCAGTGTTCCTTTTTGATGCTCCTCGTTCCAACAGAGTATAAATTTCATTCAAAAGTATACTGATTCTTCTTCAAGGCCTCTCACAAATACATTATCCTTTCCATCTTCCATAAGGGTTATaggtttcttttgtttttcgtctGTAGGCCTAGAATTGTCTTCGGGGGACAACAAATCAGTTATCTCTTCGTTATAAAGCTCAAGGAATGTCACTTTTATGCTATAATCATCATTTTGTGCTtccaaaatatcaaatatttgacGCACTGCTCTTGGAATGACAGCAGCCTCAGCAGGTAAATCACCACCCTAATTAACTAACCACGTCATTTAATGACACTTTCTGTGAACCAAAGACATATAAGTTTTACCAGCCTTAGCAGGCAAAATGTGTATACCTTATTTCTCATTCCACCCTCCATTGTATAAGTTTTACCAGTCCCTGTCTGACCATATGTGAAAACAGTGCAATTGAAACCATCTAGAACTACATTAGATTTGTGTGATGGAAGATATGACACAGAGCAACATTCATTGTTGCAAAcactcattattttaatttttaataaaatattttttttacttgtatttttataatattaatgatatacaataaaatttataaatgaattaatgataatataagattaattttataaaattattagttattattcttttttatttatttatgaattttcttgatatgtataaaatatcttaagaagataattttagaaggaaaagagtaataaaaGAATGAGTTGATAGGTAAAAGGACAGTTTTTTTTgtgaatggaaaaaaaaaaactctctttTTATTACCTTGATAGGAGACATATACAACTATTAAGTGAGGATataattaacaaaagaaaactatTAACCTAGCTAGGTCTTAAagttataaaacaataaatgattTGGAACGAAAAAAGAAAGTGTAAGACatgaatatttttgaaagagaacgagtacatttatatattattatatgcaGACGACTAACCGTGTGAAAATTGGTACTCTGCTGTCTTGGTTTCCACTTCCCACCCTTTCCACCTTCTCATCTATTGTAGCAAATAATTCAAGAAAATAAGCAACTCAGATGTATCCAAAGAGGTATTCGAGTTGTTAAAGAATATACATATTTTCTTACCTTGGCTCTACCTAGAGCCAGAGTGAGAATGCAGTAAAGGACATGAAACACAGCTAGCACGAAGATAAATATATGGAGTTGATGAATGGCCTCTGATGAGACAAATGGGACTTTACCCTACGcatttatacaataaaaactACATTAGCAAGGACCcacttaataaattaaaatttttaattaacaccgaataagaaaatatatgtaatttatatccaaaaacagaaaatatatgtaatttatatcCGAAAACAGCACGAAGATAAGGCCTCTGTGTAGTCCATGAGTTGATGGGCAAGATCTCCTCGTGACAAGGGGTAGTTATCACGGAGTTTATATTCAACTCGTTGATGATATATTCCGGCCTGTACCACCAACCTGCAAGGGCACACCAAAAAAGATGTAATTAACTTCTGTCCATGTAAATTTCTTGGGTAGAAACATGTCATATGTCAGACACACGCAAGTTGGAATAATTGACTAAATTATCtcctaaaattatgaaaaacagtgttttaaattattaaaatattatcttaattagttcttaattaaaatcaacaaaGAATAGTCATTTTAgtccaaaaatatttatcatattattctttaaagttacatatataaaataacaaataattgataattatgtcaaaatgattttttttacttctaaaaGCTAAACTAATTAGTCCACAAAATTTCTCAAATTAATTTAGGTTctggttaaataatttttttaaagttcttatatagaagaagaaaaataataaaataaaatgaattaaatttctcacctaatttaatattaatttatatatatatatatatatatatatatatatattaacatttgtagaaattttctaattttacttTCAGATGAATTgaagtatataaaataattttaacatatggaaaaaaattaattatttttgctgcttatctttttttttttctctatcaaaTACTCCCTTAATAAATTTTTCGAAATAAAGTGTTAGTATATTAGTATTAAAAGTTGTATATTAGAAgggaaaaatattttgtttacaaCTTGGTATACTTTAATtttgtggtaaaaaaaaaaatgaaaacataaaataagtgaagaaatgaaagaaagaaaaaacaatgaaatcataaacatattataaaaatatatataagagatatatataaatcattaaaattataagtatgTAAATTTTCAACGAAAAACACATCAACATGTCAATATTTTATAACACCTAaaagagagaggaaaaaaaaaaacacatgcacACTCATATTATTCTTCTTGTTACTTGTTAGGAATATAAACCATTGAATTACCTCCAGTAAGAAGCTTAAGCTTTGGGGAGAATTGATTCATGGCATCATATTGTAGTCTCTTTAACCAAGtgaagactattttattcttgcCTTCCCTAGTCTTCCAGTGTATCAAAATATAGTCATTGGCTATAACAGTTATGTAGCATACATAAGTGTGCTGATAATATTCCCCTCCACTTTGAATTGTGcttgttaaaattataattttcctttgAACATGAACATTTTTTCATTCCAATTGAGCTCTTTATTAAGAAGGTAAACATGTAAgtgattttctgaaaactcccACATTCACCAAATAATATACCAGGGATATCAAAGATTATCATGGTAAAAGAATCCTAAGTTTAAGCTATGCATAAGATAACCAATTTTTAGTGCTGAAGcactttcaaatatttaaaacccACCGCATATATTGCCACTAAACCTGGCCTCACTAAGctgtttatatattttcactCTATACCACATTTCCCACTTCAATCCGGTTAGATTACCTCTTCTAATAGGCGGTTGTATGAGTGTGTTCTATATACAGAGTATACTGCAGCTTGGCCCAATCTACCTAACAGAGTTTTCTCAGCATAGCCAATTAATTCGCAACTTTGTCTAGAAAACACAAGACCAACatgtaattaaactttttaattttaatttttacaaaaaaaatagtgacaatatataattaaaatcatttattaaaacAAATCTGGTACCATTTGTTATACATATGGGGTGGAGtgttagtttttaaataaatttagagTTTAGtgtcatataaataaaactaaatgtaataacataaatttttttactttacaatACATAAACATTAATCTCACAaattatcctctcaaaaaaagaaaaaaaaactaactgcTTAAGTAAATAgtttcattatttaaatttaaatttttctaaaactttgaTTAAATAATGAATAGAAAAACATACTGAACTATTATGGACACagaaatcaaagaataaaaataatgtatagTGACATTGACAAGTAACATGATAGACCACATGAAATCGATCCTATGTACCAAATTGCCAATCAAAGTAGCTGGGGCCTTAAATATAGAGTCACATAACTTATAATAAAAGGGAAGCCTAGTATACAAGGCTCCCACTATTGTGGATCTGGGAATATATACTAAAGAAAAGGATATCTCTTTTaaggaccattgtttgatagtAAATCACGAACTTGTTtagaataaaaagaagaagaaaatcagGTCATCAATCAACCAAACACCAGTTCACAATCTTCATATAAGCACCATATAATACATACCTTTCAAATCTTGAACTTCATTATACAATTTCCTATTTTCAGCTATAACTACATGATAATTTTCAGCAGCCTCAGCTAGACCTTGGAACTTGATTCCTACATATACACATCTTGTTAGTTGTAAATACATCTAAtccatcataaaataaataccaATGATAAATGAcgaaaaattttaaacattgtaTCCTACCAAAGTACTTGAATTCCTCTAAGtagtttctttttgtttttatcacaTCATCTTTGACAGACATCATGGCAGCTCAGTTCCTAAAAAGCATCAAATTATATGGGATAGCACAAGAAAGAATTGGCGACCATAAATGAAACGGCAATACAAAAAAGCAAACCTGGAAAGCTCCAACATAACTCACAATGTTCTCAATTCTCAAATTACATTGCACAATAGAACTTCTTATACCTGCTCCAGGTCTGACAATTCAAATCAAGACAATCCCAATTCATCCAAAGCTACCAGAAACCTTTTCACACCGATTAGCTCATTCAAAGAACCACTACCCTGAATTCAAAAATACATTCCTTAGAAGAAAGAGGACACAAATAAACAAGCTCCCTAACTTAATGTCTGCacattacaaaacaaaaaacattaaacCTAAGCACACgcacgaaaaaaaaaaggcaatacACAAGTATAGAACACAATgaatttcatttaaataaaaaattgcatcCCAACAACGATACTCATGTTGCTAAGAAATATACTCGTGAAACACCAAAACAAGGATTCTCTCATTGGCAtgcattttataaaattgttatagAAGGGAGAAAACATTAAACACTGGTCATACTTATTATGCTAATAGATATTCTATCCAAGGAAGCTTAGTAAAATTGTTTATCACAAAGATAGTCTAAAACTTTTCCATTCAAATATATGTTCTGACTATctggataaaaataaatgaacagtaaaaacttacatctcaattttttttttattctattctaCCAAACAGATCCTAAGAGAGTTTAGATAGTATGTacgaaatttgaaatttgattctCATTGAAGCTCAATAACTGACTTTTTTCAATCACAGTATAATAAGATAATAACTAAAGGAAGATGAGGAAGAAGGTAGCAAGCAaggataataattaaatattcttgTGTGTCAATATatagtaatattattttctagtCCCATATACATGGTCAAATCCAGCATCGATGATGGCTGAAAGTAAGACCCAAAAAAGAACAATTTCCCTACCAAAACTTTTGTGCCATCAACGAGTACCTCTAAAATCCTTtgtattttcactttttttatcatttactgTGTTTCATGTGGCAATTGAATCACTATTGAATGCCATTTTCTGCTTCTGACTCTCTGGGTAAATTGACATCAGTGGCCGACCCAATAGCTTGGAGAAATCTCACAACGTACCAAGTCATGTCTAGTTGCCACCACTCAAGTCCATGTCTAGCTGAGTACTCAAAAGCATGGTGGTTATTGTGCCAACCCTCACCAAATGCAAGCAACGCCACCCACCTAAGAttataatgtatatataaaaactcAAACCAATTACCAACTATGAAATGTTTAaggtaaaacaaaaaataccaaTTATTTCTGGACAAGTCCCTGGTGTTCCATGCTTGATTCCCCAgacatggcaagctgagtttaGAAACCAGGTTATGTGATAAACCCAAACAATCCTCACTCCCtgtgtttattaaaaaaaaaaagtgtaacttGGAATAGGCTTCCAAATTGGACTTTAATTTTCTCTGTTCTGTTATGAGTTTTACCTAACCAATGACTCAATTAAGCAAAAGAACAACAAACatcttttaaaagtaaaatgaaagaaaattttgGTACCATTCCCCAAACAAGGAAAGGAAATCCTCCTGCGGCATATAGAAGGGCTCCCAAAGCAAAAGGATGGGCAAGGTAAGTGCTGCGGAGAAATCTATAGAAGGATTGTTTCTCCAAATCACCAACATTGTTTGCCTCTCCACACTGCACATATATAACATCCCACAATAAATTtgcaaattcattaatttaaggTTGTTGTTTGCTTCTTCAGAGGATGTATTTCATATTATCATACATACCCTTTCTAGGATAGAAGTGGTATCAAATAGCCAACTCATATGACTGAACCAGAATCTGATAGCACCACACAAACCACACAAGCCTCCAGAACATTCGATGCTTTTATGCAAAAGGCGCACACAGAGGAACCCGCACGTGACAATACCCACACTCGCACAAGGCCTGGATATTAGCGTGATTACGTGTAGGATTGTTAGGAACGTCGGGCACTAGGGGGACAGGCACTACTGATTGTAATAGATTTACACCAACTAATTACTATAAACGTATGCTTTTCCATGCTATGAAATATATGAAAAGTTTATCCATAGTTTCCTTTATCGCATTTCTTCTTTAGTAGTAGAGGTTCGTAGCATTTTTGGTCCGACCTGCCATCTCCGACCAGTGACCACCATGCTGGAACACAATACCCGCCAAGCCACCCTTGATCGACTGGAGGAAGCAGTCCACCGCCTCACCCAAGCCCAGGCCACCTTATCCCAGAACCACGCAAACCTCACCCAAACACAAACCTCCATGACCACCAAGCTCGACTTCGTCCTTGAACACCTCGCCGCATTAATCATACCAACCCCATCCCCTCAGCCACCTCCGCACACGACCTCACCTCCGCCACCCACTCCCAAACCACATATGAAGCTTGACGCTCCCCGTTTCGATGGGCAAGATCCAGTGGGCTGGATTTTCAAAATCAGCCAATTCTTTGACTACCAAGGCTTACCCGACCACAAGAGGATCACCGTAGCTTCCTTCTATATGGATGGTCCAGCGCTTTCATGGTACCAATG encodes the following:
- the LOC114370699 gene encoding rop guanine nucleotide exchange factor 7-like — its product is MEETLSTVDYASCAKSIKNKSEANQKVSKAVLLKDLYMEIDRMKEDIQAEREKNGVYIFHERFAKEEAEKKVMTSRPRLDVYVNLPALHKLDKMLLQIQDSFVNTEFWYIDQGVLAPDADGPSSFRQALQRQEEKWWLPELRVPPCGLNENSRKQLQHKRDCTNQILKTAMAINNTTLVEMDIPQSYLGISSKVLAESKKMELEDKADDGAH